In the genome of uncultured Sphaerochaeta sp., the window CAAGGAGGGGCTCAGTGAGTATGCCGCTTCCTCCCTGGCAGGGGCCTTGGATGCTGACGGGGTTACGTTTTGGAACAACACCAGCTTGCTGAAGAATGCAGACAGCTTGGAAGTTCCTTCCGCCTTGGTCATCCGCTCGCTCTCCTATGCAGAGGCAACCGAACTCTCCTTCTTTGGTGCCCCGGTCATTCATCCCCAAGCTTTGTTGCCTGCCATCACCCGTTCCATTGCCGTACAACTGCGCTGGTGGGGGGATGAAAACGATGCAGGAACACTGGTAAGCAAGGATGGCGACGGGGAGGAGCAGTCCCGGGTGAAAGGTTTTTCCATCATCCACAATGTTGCCCTGATCAACGTGGAAGGGGCCGGCATGAGCGGAGTCATCGGCATTGCCAGCCGTCTCTTCTCTGCCATGCGGGAAGCTTCCATCTCTGTCATACTCATCAGCCAAGCTTCCAGTGAGTACTCCATCTGTTTTGCTGTTCCCGAGCAAGAGATGGAGAAAGCCTGTGCCACCGCACGCATGGAGTTCTCCCATGAGCTGGAGAACCGCATGATCCAAAGCATTGAAGGCGAGGGTGGCTTGGCCATTTTGGCTGCAGTCGGCAAGCGTATGACCGGCCAGGCCGGAGTTGCCGGCAAATTCTTCTCCTCCTTGGGCAAAGCTTCGGTGAATGTCATTGCCATTGCCCAGGGTTCCAGCGAAACCAACATCAGTGCAGTCATCAAAGGCCAGGATACCAAGAAGGCCCTCAGGGCTTTGCATGCACGCTTCTTCCTCTCCAAGCAGGCGTTGTCTGTAGGCCTCATCGGACCGGGAAGCATCGGAGGGACGCTGCTTGGGCAAATTGCCAAGGAGAGCATCAGGCTCAAGGAGCAGTTCGGCCTGGATATCCATATCAGGGGAATTGCCAACTCCCGAACCATGATTCTCGATCAGGATGGAATAGATCCCGCCAACTGGAAGGACCGGTTTGCTTCGGAGTCTGTTCCGATGGACCTGGATCTGTTTACCCGCCATATCGGGGCAACCTACTTTCCCCACTCCCTGATCATCGACTGCACCACCAGCAGCGCCTTGGCTGAACTCTATGCATCCTGGATGGAGATGGGCATCCATGTCATCACCCCAAACAAGAAAGCCGGGACAGCTCCCATGGCCTACTACGACCATCTCTTCGATACATGCCTGAGGACAGGAAGACGATTCCTCTATGAGACGACAGTCGGAGCCGGGCTTCCGGTCATTTGGACGCTGAAAGACCTCGTGCAGACCGGCGACCGGGTGCACCGCATCGAGGGCATCGTCAGCGGTACTCTTGCCTGGCTCTTCTCCTCATATGATGCATCCATGCCGTTCTCCACGCTTGTTCGCGAGGCTATGGAAATGGGCTACACCGAACCCGATCCACGTGACGACCTCTCCGGTATGGATGTGGGAAGGAAAACCGTCATACTTGCACGCGAGCTTGGCTACCGTGTGGAGGTTGCCGACATCCCGATCCAGAGCTTGGTTCCTGCAGGGCTTGAAATGGGGAGCGTCCAGCAATTCCTTGACCAGCTTGAGTTGCTTGATCCACTCATTGAGGCTGAATACCGCAAGGCACAGAGCCTGAACCACCGCCTGCGCTATGTCGGGGTTGTGGATGAGGAGGGAAAGTGCAGCGCCTCGCTCAGGAGTTTCCCGCTCGACCATCCCTTCGCCCAGGCGCAGGGTACCGACAACGTCATCTGCTTCACCACCGACCGGTATTACTCCCAACCCTTGGTCATCAAGGGACCGGGTGCAGGCCGCGAAGTAACCGCTGGTGGGGTGTTCAGTGATATACTTCGTTTGGCTGCCTACTTGGGAGCCCGGATCTAAAGGAGAAGTGCTCTATGAAATTTGTTTCCACACGCAAAGGCTCGGAACCTGTCAATGCAAGTACCGCGATCATCCAGGGGCTTGCCCCCGATGGTGGTTTGTATGTACCTGAGTCCTTTCCCTCGCTCGCAAATCTGAACATTCATGAGATATCCTCATATCCTGAGCTTGCCTATGAGGTGCTTGCCCCGTTTTTCAAGGATGACCCGCTTGAGTCGGAGCTGGCGGAAATCTGTCTGGATGCTTTCAATTTTCCTGTTCCCCTGGTACCCCTCAAGCCGGAGCAGATGATCCTTGAGCTCTTCCATGGACCTACCGCAGCATTCAAGGACTTTGGTGCACGCTTTCTTGCCTTCAGCATGGAACGAATTCTCAAGCGGGAGGGAAAGAAGCTCACCATTCTGGTAGCCACCAGCGGGGATACGGGTGGGGCTGTGGCAGCTGCCTTTGCGAATCGTGAGAACATCACGGTGAAGGTCCTGTTTCCCAAGGGGAGAGTAAGCAAGCGCCAACAGGCACAACTGACCTGCTGGGGCGGCAACATCCAAGCCTACGAGGTGGACGGCAGCTTTGATGACTGCCAACGGATGGTCAAAGCTGCCTTCATGGATCCCAAGCTTTCCAAAGAGCACAACCTGAGCAGTGCAAACAGCATCAACCTCGGACGCCTGCTTCCCCAGTCCATCTACTATGTCTTTGCATCACACCTTTTTGCCCAGAGCACAGGCAAAAAGCCGACCTTCATCATTCCAAGCGGGAATGTGGGAAACAGCTGTGCTGCCTACTGGGCCCTGACCATGGGAGCTCCCATGGAAAAGATTGTGCTGTCGGTGAACAAAAACACCACCATTGTCGACTACCTGAAGTCTGGCACCTATCAAGGAAGGCCCTCCTTGGCAACACTTGCAAACGCCATGGATGTAGGCGATCCAAGCAATATGGAGCGCCTGCTCTCCCTCTATCCCGACTTCGAGACAATGAAGCGGATGGTGAGCGCCTATTCGGTGGATGACGAGACGATAGAAAAGACCATCAAAGAGGTGTATGAAGAGACTGGTTATGTGCTCTGTCCTCACACCGCAACCGGAGAGAGGGTACGCCGTGACCATTTTGCCAATGAGCCAACCATCGTGGTGTCCACAGCCCATCCTGCAAAGTTTGAGCAAGTGGTGGAGCCGCTTCTGAATACCACAGTCGAAATACCGGAGAATCTGGCAGTCCTTCTTGAGAAACCAACCAGCTTCACCCCGATCGGCTGTGACCACAAGCTGTTGTTTGCCTGAGCACAACACTGGTTTGATCTGAATGAGAAAAAAGAGGTTCTCTCCCTGTTTGCAGGATGAGAACCTTTTTTTTGGGGAAACTTAGTTGAAGCTATGCAAAGTCAGCATCAGGGCAACAAAGGCCTCTGCATCAGTTGCTTCCTTGAGGACTACAACATCCCTATTGTTTTTCATGACCTTGCGGGTGATGCGCAGGGCTGGTTCAGTGGAATCCCCCCAAATGATCGGTTTGATGATGGTGAACAGCTCTTCAATAGAGGCAACATAGGTTTCCAAATCCTCTTCATAGTTTGCATCATCAGGATCGGGAACGGAAGGACCTTGGAATTCTGCAGCTATCAGAGCATTTACAATGGACTGTAAGGTGAGATTTCTGATGGGCTTGAGTTCTATTTCAAACACGGAAGGAATGACTATAGGATCGGAAACTTCTGGCAAGGGAGTGAACAGGGAGGCCAGACTGTACTTGAATTCGAGGTCAATCGGACCGGATACGGGTATTTCTATAGAATCATCAGTTCTGGATGTGATTGTCTCTGTATGCTCAACACCCAAAGACAAATAGATGCTTTCCGAGAATTCGAGGGCTGGGGTCATGATAGCCGAATTCGATGTATGGATTTTGGATGAGAGCTGAACAGATGCCGCTCCAGTAATGCTGTCCGGTATGAGGGTCTCAGGTATGAGCTCCAGGATGGTACTTACGGAACTGATGGCTCCCCCAAGCTCCAGATCAAGATGATCGATGGTGGCGGTATAGGCAAACGGAAGATCTTCCCAAGCAATCACTTCATCGCGTACTTGCATGGTTACTTCTGCACTCATCGATTTTTTCGAGGGAATGATGGTATGCAGTAATCCAAGCAACCCAGTTTGGTTGGATGTTCCCAAAGCAAATACCACATCATCTGTAAGAGAATAGGTACTCATATCAATATCGTCAAGTTCGTTACCGGGATCCACCTCAACATTTTCAAGACGGAGAAGATCATCAAATCCCGATGCTTCATAGGGAGTCAAGGGAGATGATTCTGGTGGAATACTCGATTCTGATTCCATGGAACAACCGACAAACGACAAGACAGTGAGTGCACACATGAGCGCACCTAACATGAACAGACGGACATGACGCATACAAGCCTCCAAGAGAAGTGGTATGTCTTTTTTTTGCATCTGAACAAATGATGTGTATTGGTAGAGTAATGAGATACAATTGACTGAAAAAGTATAGGAAAGCTCACATGAATATACAAGTGTCTGTATAGCCAAATGTATGAAAAAATCACTTTTAATGCAGAGTCTTTTGGGAATGCTCGTCGTATCCGATTTAAATGGGAATAGAAAAATATTTATAAAACTCTATTACTATTCCGAACTGAGCATAAAAGAACGGTAGCTTTTAGCTACCGTTCTGTATTGGGTTATTCTGCAAGGCAACAGGTTTGCCTGCTTCTGATTGCAATCCGGGTAACGCTTTGTTCTCCGAACAACGCTTTGATCTGCGTGGTATAGGAGGCAAGTTTCTCATCCGGCACATATGCCTGGATGGTTCCGGCGAAGCCTCCCCCATGTACACGCACCGTTGCATCATCACCAAGGATGGCCTTCGTGGTAGCAATGGCCAGGCTCAATCCCTGTTCCTGGGGATAGAAGGAAGGGTAGAGATTCTGCAGGAAGCAGAAGGAACTCTCCCCACTCTCCCTCACTGCCTTCAGGTATCCTTCGAAATTATGCTGGTCAAGGGATGCGAGCATGGAATCGACACGCTTGTTCTCAGCAAAGAAGTGGATGGCTCTGAGCAGACAGCGATCATTGCCAAGTTGCTTTCTCAGTTCAGGAAGGGCTGCAAAGAAGGCTTCCTCTCCAACCTCCCTGAGATTGTTCTTTCCAAAAGTGGAGGCTACTTGGCGCATTTCCTTGGGGACTGCTGCATATTCGGGCGTGAGATCTGCATGGTTTCCACCGGTATCCACGATGACCAGATGATACCCATGGTCTGCAAACGAGTAGTTGATGGGTGTGATTCCTGGCTGTGCCTCATCCTTGAAATCTATCCCGATGATTCCCCCATAAGCGCAGGCCATCTGGTCCATAAGACCTGAGGGTTTGCCGAAATAGGTATTCTCGCTGTACTTGCCGATGATCGCAAGATCAACGGGAGAGAGCACATCGTTGTTGTAGAGATGGTTGAAGATGGTACCGCAGAGAATCTCAACCGCGGCAGAAGAAGAGAGGCCTGAGCCCTTGAGGACATTGCTCGTCGTATTGGCTTGCCAGCCTCCAAGGGTCAAACCCCGCTGCTTGAACGCATGCGCGATGCCTCGGATGAGCGACTCAGTGGTGTTCTTTTCCTGCTCGTGCATGGAAAGATCCTTAAGATCAACTTCCACGCGCGGATATCCTTCGCTGTCCAGGATCACCTTGGAGTCGGAGCGGGGAGAGACCGCTGCTATGGTATCGAGGTTGATGGTGGCTGCCAGCACCTTTCCCAGATTGTGATCCGTATGGTTCCCGCCCAGTTCCGTTCGGCCGGCAGTGGAGTACAGGCTGGGGCTCTCTTGGTTGAACAGGCGGGTATGCTGCCCGATCAAAGAGAGGTAACGCGAGTCCATCTGTTCGGTGTCGCAGTCCTTTCCATAGAGTTGTGGATACAACGGGTGAAGTTCACCACGTTCGACTTCGCGTATGGTTGCCATGAGAAACCTCCTCGGTTTTCTTCGTTGCAAGAAGTGCTTGCAATCAGGAATGTACACGTGTACACTAAACCTGCAAGCATCACTTGTCAAGAAAAAAGGAAACTGATATGCCGATTACCCGCGATAGTGTAGCAAAGAGAGCAGGGGTGAGCAGTGCCACGGTATCCAGGGTGTACAACACTCCCCAAACAGTCTCTTCCGATCTGCGAACCCGGGTGCTGGAAGCGGCACAGGAGTTGGGGTATACGCCCAACTCATGTGCGGCGACGCTGCGTAGGAAGGGAACGGGGAATCTTGCCTTTGTGGAGTTCTCCAAACAGGGAAGAGCCTATTACTGGGGAAGCCTGAACAGTTTTGACTGGTTCTTTGGCAGGGCCCTTCGGGGTATCCAGCAAGTCATTGAACACAGCTCCTATCAAGTGCGCTTCTATTCGGTCAGCACCAAAGAGGAGGTGGAGGAGCTTGCAAAACAGTGTGATGGCATCATTGCCTATGATGTGGACACAGAGGAAGAACTCTCCTTTCTCTCAGGCCTCCCGATTCCTGTGGTGGCATCCCATCATCTGCACGGCATCAGTGACATTGCATGCGTCAGGACTGACAACTATCAGGGAGGAGTGCTGCAAGCTGAGTACCTGAAAAGTCTTGGATGCACTCACCCCTTATATGTAAGCGGCTATCTGGAGAGTGTTGAACCCCATCGCCAGAGGCTTGCAGGTTTTCGGTCTCTGTATCCTGAGGCAGAGCTTCTTACCACTGAGATCGGTTCGGCTGAAGCTCGGCGGGAGTTGGTGGGGAAGGTGAAACAGATCGCCCATCAGTTTGACAGCCTGGCCGCAGTGAACGATCTCACGCTCTTTTCCATCTTGCTCAATGAGAAGCTGGGCGTACCTTCGGTTGGGTATGATGCATCGCCCTACCACTCGCTCTTTCTCTCGCAAGTGGCAAGCATAAATCTGGATAGCGGTGCCATCTACCGGGAAGCCGGGCGTATGTTGCTCTCCCTGCTTGCAGGAGAAGAAAAGCGGTGTGTCACCATTGCACCTGTTTTGGTGCACGCGCAACAAGAAAGAGCAACAATTTTCTCCACGTGAACGTTTCTTTCTTGTGCTCCTCTTGGGGAGGCCTCACAAACTTGTCAGGCTTTGTCACAAAAGCCTTGGGAAGCGTTGCGTAGGTTTGTCTTTGCTGCTCAGTGCTTGGCTTTGTGGTTTTCATACCTTCATCGTCAGTGCATATCTTCTTGCTGTCAAGTGTGCAACCCATTGGGATGGAGAGAGATAGAGCTTAGGTACCTTCCCCTTCGTAGAAGAGAGCATGCCGTGCTTTGCAAGGTTCCTGATTGCGCTTTGTATCTCCCGTTCTCTCCATGTATCGAGCAGGCCGCTGTCTGCGTACCAGGGTTTTCTTACCTGCAGAAACGAAGCCAGGGCATGGATGCTGTAGGAAAATGGATGCAAGGCAACACAGCGCATGATCACCTGCTCTCCCTCCCTTGATCTGAACTGGGTATGGTTGCATACATCGCATCCGCTGCAACTCTCCATTGTTTCTCCCAGTGACTTGAGCAACGCTGAGCGAAAGCACACCGATGTCGAGCTAAAGAGGGAGAACAGCTCTGATGGGGTCTCATCCCCGTCCATCAGCACCACAGAGCGAGCTGGATTTCCGTCCCTTCCTGCACGCCCGCTCTCCTGCAAGAAGGAGAGTACATCGGAAGGAAGGTCGTGATGGATGACCATCCGTATCGACTTCTTGTCGACACCCATTCCGAACGCGTTGGTCGCGAACAGTACTCCCTGTTCTTGCTTCTGATACCACGCTTCCAGTGTTTTGCGCTCCTCCTTGCCCAGTCCTGCATGGTAGTAGCGGCAAGGAAGGGATGGGTTGGAGAGCAGGAAGGAGAGGCAGGCCAGTTTGGTTTTCTCACGGGTGGAGCAGAAGACCACCGCGGGACGATGTGCTGGATCCTGAAGCAATGCGGAGACGGCCTGTTCCTTGCACAGGGTATGGATGGCATGGTAGCTGATGTTTTGCCGATCGCTGCTGCCTCGGACAAGATGGGGTTGTTCTCCGCTGAAGATCAGGCGTGAGAGTCCCTTGATGATCTGCTCATCGGCGGTAGCGGTGAAACAGAGGATCTGTCTCAGCGGAAGGTGGGCTATGATCGGGCCAAGGCTGGCCATGGCGGGTCGGAAGCATTCTCCCCAACGTACGATGGTATGGGCCTCATCAAGCACCAGCAGGCTGATGGGAAACCTCGCCAATGCAGTGAAGACCGACCCTTGGGCAAGACACTCTGCATTGGTTACCACAATCCGGGGTCTTTTGTTGGCAAGGGATGCGAACAGTGCGTTTCGCTCGGCAGGAGTCTGTCCTCCTTGGATGCATACACAGCCGATACTCCGCTCTGTGAAGCGGCGTATCTGGTCGTTCATCAGCGAGAGCAAGGGATAGACGATGATGGTAAGGCCTTCCACCACCAGTGCGGGGAGCATGAAGCAGATGGACTTCCCGCTTCCGGTGGGAAGTGTCACCACAACCCCCTCATGATCGCTCTCACTGCCATCCAGCTCCAGAATGCGCTGGATGACCAGTTGCTGGTACGGCCGAAGGGTAGGGATGCCAAAACGTTCCTTGGCCAACAGGTTGATGTCAATTTTGGGTTGCATACCAGATAAGAAAGCTCAGCAACCCTCTTGCTTTAGTTCTGGACTTCGCTGCGGTCGTGGGCAGGGGGAAGCGGTGGGCTGATCATATCGATTTTCCTCATTACCTCAACAGGGAGAACTACCTCGAGGGCGGCAAGGGAGTCTCGCAGCTGGGTGTCGTTTGCACTGCCGATGATGGGGCAGGTCACCTTCGGATTTGCCATGACCCAGGCAACTGCCAAGGTGGCTTCCTTCAGCCCAAGTTCTCGCGCCAGCTCAGAAAAATCGGTGGCAACCTGCTCATAGAACGGTCCACCGTAGCGCTTGCTGTAGGCAGGGTTCTCCACCAGGCGTCCGCTGCCTTCCTTCCCCTTTCCGTACCGCCCGGTAAGCAGGCCGCCCCCCAACGGGCTGTACGTCATAACTGCAAGGTTCTCTTTTTGAGCCATGGGAAGCAACTCCACTTCCGCCATGCGCTTGGCGATGTTGTACATCGGCTGGATGGCGTGGATGCCTGCCAGATGTTCGAGCTTTGCCGTCCAAAGCAAGCGCTCCACCTGGAATGCGGCGTGGTTGCTCACCCCTACGCAGAGAAACTTTCCCTCCCGGTGCAGAATGTCCAGGGTACGGAGGATCTCCTCCTCGTCGGTCTGGTCATCAAAGCCATGGAGGAAGAAGACATCGACATACTCTGTCTTCAGACGCTTCAGGCTCTCTTCAAGACTTTTTCTGAGATTCTTTGCAGAGCTCCCCCGTTGGTTGGGATCATCGCCCATCGGGCTGAACGCCTTGGTGGTGATGACCACCTTTTCCCGCTCGGCATGGATGAAAGAACCAAGGTACTCCTCGGCCACTCCCGACTGGTAGACATTCGCACAATCGAAGAAGTTGATTCCATGCTCCCTGCACAGCTTGTACATTGTCCCGGCCATCTGGTAGTCGGCACGATGCCCGAAGCTCATGGTGCCGAAACACTGTCTGGATACCTTGATTCCCGTCTTTCCGAATGTGCGATACTCCATGGTTGCTCCCTTTCTCAGATCTCCAAATCCAGAAGGCTGCCGGCAAGCGTGCGGGCAAGCTTCTCCATCCGTATAGTCTCACGCTTGAAGAGCGTCTGTTTCTTGATCAGCTCATCGAGGGCAGGCGAAACAAACAATTCATCCACCCATCGTTCAGGAACCGCCCCAGAGCCTGCCAATCCCGCTGCAAGACCACCGAAGAGAGCACAGCACAGGCGTGCGTTGCCACCCCTGGATGCAAGCAGGCTTACTCCCGCCTCATAGGAGTCCGACAGGAGCAGGGTGCTGAAAACGGTATCCATGACAGGAAGGATCATCGACTGTTGCTTTCCCTCGTATTGGGGTATGGCCTTTCTTGCCATACAGGTCTTGAGCATCATGTTAAGCTTTTCATCCATGCCAAGCTTTGTGCAGTGTTGCTGCAGCAGGCGCAACAGCATAGGAGCACTCTCAGCCTTCTCTGCGATGACCAGGGAGTAGGCCAAGCTCATGAGGAACGCGGCGTCCTGAGCCAGGGAGGACGTACTGAACAGGGAACTCTCGGTGCGTGAGAGCATTGCTTGCTGTTTCGTGCTCTTGCCCACCAGTGCCAAACCCATCACCACCGAGCGTGAAAGCATGACAGCCGATTCCGTGTTGGAGGCTTCCTTCGCAAGACTGGAGGCAAGCGCTGCAGACAGTTCTGCATCCTCACACTTAGCATACTTGCGGTAGCTTGCTTTCACATGGTCGGCAAGCAAAGCCTTGTTGTCGAGCATGCTCAAGGCCAGAAGGACGGAGAGATCACTGGCCTCACCGCTCATGCCGCACAGCTCATTCAGGCTTTCGAGGGTATAGACCTCGGCGAGGCCGTCCGGAGCAAGGTCGGCTATCTCCTGTACATCCCGTCCCTCGCTCTGGCTTCCAAACCCGTCTCCGGTGAACCAGCCCAACAGTGCTCCATATGCTCTCTCTTCCATGTTGTCCCTCTCTGTATCCACGATACCCGAACCAAGGAAAAAAGACGAGGCCCTTTGTGCTACCTTTGCGCTTGCTCCAACTCAGATTGCACCCGTTTCAGATCCATCGGGATGTTGATGTGCTGTGGGCACAGGGGAACACATTGGCCGCACTCCGTGCAGGAATTCGGTCTCTTGTCCTGTTCCTTCTCATGCTCCCACATCTGTTTCACCACCGCATAGTTGTCGAACATCCTGAACTTGTTCCAGAGTGCGAAGTTTCCCGGAATATCCACCCCAAAGGGGCACGGCATGCAGTACTTGCATCCGGTGCACCCGTTTCCGACACGGCCGCGCATGATAGAGCCGATCTCTTCCAGGGTTTCCACCTCGTGCTTGGTAAGCGGGGTATAGTCAGCGAAGGTCTCCAGGTTCTCCTGCACCTGAGCGTAGGTGGACATGCCGCTCAGGATTACCTTCACATTCGGATGGTCGGCCACCCACTTCAAGGCGTAGGCCGCACTGCTTGTCTTTGTACCCAGTGCTTGCAGCTTGCCCTCAAGGTCCGGGGGAAGGGATGCAAGCGAGCCTCCCTTGATCGGTTCCATGACAATGACGGGAATGCCCAGCTTTGTGCACAGCTCGTATCCCTTGTCCCCTGCCTGTTCCTCGGTGTCGAGATAGTTGTACTGGATCTGGCAGAAATCCCAGCTGCGGAACGTAGCGATATAGTCAAAGTCCTCATAGATGGAGTGAAAGGAGAACCCAAGGTGCTTGATCCTGCCCCGTTTCTGCTCCTCTTCCAGGTAGGTTACCACCCCAAGGTCCACCATCTTGACGAAGGCCGTCTTATCGATGGCGTGGATCAGGTAGAAGTCGATGTACTCATGGCCAAGCCGTGTAAGCTGTTCCTCAAAGAGTCGTTTGGCATCATCAAGGGAGTTGACCAGCCATTGCGGCAACTTGGTGGCAAGCAGGTAGCTGGAGCGCTGATGTTTTTTGAGGTACGCGCCCAGGAAGGGTTCGCTCTCGCCATTGTGGTAGGTATAGGCAGTATCGTAATACGTGACACCATTCTCGTAGGCCAGATCGAGCATTTTCTCAGCCTCAGCCCTGTCTATGGCTCCCTTGCCGTCAAGCGGAAGCCGCATGGCTCCAAAACCGAGCAAGGCCGTCCTGATGTCCATATTCTCAAACAGTCGTTCTTCCATGTAGGTGCTCCTGATTTAGTTTATTGTCTGGTATTGTA includes:
- a CDS encoding galactokinase family protein, coding for MATIREVERGELHPLYPQLYGKDCDTEQMDSRYLSLIGQHTRLFNQESPSLYSTAGRTELGGNHTDHNLGKVLAATINLDTIAAVSPRSDSKVILDSEGYPRVEVDLKDLSMHEQEKNTTESLIRGIAHAFKQRGLTLGGWQANTTSNVLKGSGLSSSAAVEILCGTIFNHLYNNDVLSPVDLAIIGKYSENTYFGKPSGLMDQMACAYGGIIGIDFKDEAQPGITPINYSFADHGYHLVIVDTGGNHADLTPEYAAVPKEMRQVASTFGKNNLREVGEEAFFAALPELRKQLGNDRCLLRAIHFFAENKRVDSMLASLDQHNFEGYLKAVRESGESSFCFLQNLYPSFYPQEQGLSLAIATTKAILGDDATVRVHGGGFAGTIQAYVPDEKLASYTTQIKALFGEQSVTRIAIRSRQTCCLAE
- a CDS encoding aldo/keto reductase, coding for MEYRTFGKTGIKVSRQCFGTMSFGHRADYQMAGTMYKLCREHGINFFDCANVYQSGVAEEYLGSFIHAEREKVVITTKAFSPMGDDPNQRGSSAKNLRKSLEESLKRLKTEYVDVFFLHGFDDQTDEEEILRTLDILHREGKFLCVGVSNHAAFQVERLLWTAKLEHLAGIHAIQPMYNIAKRMAEVELLPMAQKENLAVMTYSPLGGGLLTGRYGKGKEGSGRLVENPAYSKRYGGPFYEQVATDFSELARELGLKEATLAVAWVMANPKVTCPIIGSANDTQLRDSLAALEVVLPVEVMRKIDMISPPLPPAHDRSEVQN
- a CDS encoding ADP-ribosylglycohydrolase family protein, which translates into the protein MEERAYGALLGWFTGDGFGSQSEGRDVQEIADLAPDGLAEVYTLESLNELCGMSGEASDLSVLLALSMLDNKALLADHVKASYRKYAKCEDAELSAALASSLAKEASNTESAVMLSRSVVMGLALVGKSTKQQAMLSRTESSLFSTSSLAQDAAFLMSLAYSLVIAEKAESAPMLLRLLQQHCTKLGMDEKLNMMLKTCMARKAIPQYEGKQQSMILPVMDTVFSTLLLSDSYEAGVSLLASRGGNARLCCALFGGLAAGLAGSGAVPERWVDELFVSPALDELIKKQTLFKRETIRMEKLARTLAGSLLDLEI
- a CDS encoding RecQ family ATP-dependent DNA helicase; protein product: MQPKIDINLLAKERFGIPTLRPYQQLVIQRILELDGSESDHEGVVVTLPTGSGKSICFMLPALVVEGLTIIVYPLLSLMNDQIRRFTERSIGCVCIQGGQTPAERNALFASLANKRPRIVVTNAECLAQGSVFTALARFPISLLVLDEAHTIVRWGECFRPAMASLGPIIAHLPLRQILCFTATADEQIIKGLSRLIFSGEQPHLVRGSSDRQNISYHAIHTLCKEQAVSALLQDPAHRPAVVFCSTREKTKLACLSFLLSNPSLPCRYYHAGLGKEERKTLEAWYQKQEQGVLFATNAFGMGVDKKSIRMVIHHDLPSDVLSFLQESGRAGRDGNPARSVVLMDGDETPSELFSLFSSTSVCFRSALLKSLGETMESCSGCDVCNHTQFRSREGEQVIMRCVALHPFSYSIHALASFLQVRKPWYADSGLLDTWREREIQSAIRNLAKHGMLSSTKGKVPKLYLSPSQWVAHLTARRYALTMKV
- a CDS encoding LacI family DNA-binding transcriptional regulator translates to MPITRDSVAKRAGVSSATVSRVYNTPQTVSSDLRTRVLEAAQELGYTPNSCAATLRRKGTGNLAFVEFSKQGRAYYWGSLNSFDWFFGRALRGIQQVIEHSSYQVRFYSVSTKEEVEELAKQCDGIIAYDVDTEEELSFLSGLPIPVVASHHLHGISDIACVRTDNYQGGVLQAEYLKSLGCTHPLYVSGYLESVEPHRQRLAGFRSLYPEAELLTTEIGSAEARRELVGKVKQIAHQFDSLAAVNDLTLFSILLNEKLGVPSVGYDASPYHSLFLSQVASINLDSGAIYREAGRMLLSLLAGEEKRCVTIAPVLVHAQQERATIFST
- a CDS encoding aldo/keto reductase, producing MEERLFENMDIRTALLGFGAMRLPLDGKGAIDRAEAEKMLDLAYENGVTYYDTAYTYHNGESEPFLGAYLKKHQRSSYLLATKLPQWLVNSLDDAKRLFEEQLTRLGHEYIDFYLIHAIDKTAFVKMVDLGVVTYLEEEQKRGRIKHLGFSFHSIYEDFDYIATFRSWDFCQIQYNYLDTEEQAGDKGYELCTKLGIPVIVMEPIKGGSLASLPPDLEGKLQALGTKTSSAAYALKWVADHPNVKVILSGMSTYAQVQENLETFADYTPLTKHEVETLEEIGSIMRGRVGNGCTGCKYCMPCPFGVDIPGNFALWNKFRMFDNYAVVKQMWEHEKEQDKRPNSCTECGQCVPLCPQHINIPMDLKRVQSELEQAQR
- the thrC gene encoding threonine synthase, with amino-acid sequence MKFVSTRKGSEPVNASTAIIQGLAPDGGLYVPESFPSLANLNIHEISSYPELAYEVLAPFFKDDPLESELAEICLDAFNFPVPLVPLKPEQMILELFHGPTAAFKDFGARFLAFSMERILKREGKKLTILVATSGDTGGAVAAAFANRENITVKVLFPKGRVSKRQQAQLTCWGGNIQAYEVDGSFDDCQRMVKAAFMDPKLSKEHNLSSANSINLGRLLPQSIYYVFASHLFAQSTGKKPTFIIPSGNVGNSCAAYWALTMGAPMEKIVLSVNKNTTIVDYLKSGTYQGRPSLATLANAMDVGDPSNMERLLSLYPDFETMKRMVSAYSVDDETIEKTIKEVYEETGYVLCPHTATGERVRRDHFANEPTIVVSTAHPAKFEQVVEPLLNTTVEIPENLAVLLEKPTSFTPIGCDHKLLFA
- the thrA gene encoding bifunctional aspartate kinase/homoserine dehydrogenase I — translated: MNSVRVHAVESSNLVCREGYEKLMRIVSQAKEDHQLFVLSPLTHDDLELTSLLAYAKARDERLWSVQEQRFGRWTTLIEELLDLSAAQKVLERIKQGFADIEDLLRSVWLVEEISSGVERYLEKVCNSWVADLLCHIASSKGLIADLCDYDSVLTMQEFRHQILFVYGQLPQAEGFKTKEGLSEYAASSLAGALDADGVTFWNNTSLLKNADSLEVPSALVIRSLSYAEATELSFFGAPVIHPQALLPAITRSIAVQLRWWGDENDAGTLVSKDGDGEEQSRVKGFSIIHNVALINVEGAGMSGVIGIASRLFSAMREASISVILISQASSEYSICFAVPEQEMEKACATARMEFSHELENRMIQSIEGEGGLAILAAVGKRMTGQAGVAGKFFSSLGKASVNVIAIAQGSSETNISAVIKGQDTKKALRALHARFFLSKQALSVGLIGPGSIGGTLLGQIAKESIRLKEQFGLDIHIRGIANSRTMILDQDGIDPANWKDRFASESVPMDLDLFTRHIGATYFPHSLIIDCTTSSALAELYASWMEMGIHVITPNKKAGTAPMAYYDHLFDTCLRTGRRFLYETTVGAGLPVIWTLKDLVQTGDRVHRIEGIVSGTLAWLFSSYDASMPFSTLVREAMEMGYTEPDPRDDLSGMDVGRKTVILARELGYRVEVADIPIQSLVPAGLEMGSVQQFLDQLELLDPLIEAEYRKAQSLNHRLRYVGVVDEEGKCSASLRSFPLDHPFAQAQGTDNVICFTTDRYYSQPLVIKGPGAGREVTAGGVFSDILRLAAYLGARI